A window of Hymenobacter aerilatus contains these coding sequences:
- a CDS encoding sugar porter family MFS transporter — protein MLPPAAPSSPPRTAAAGPAGSASYVYLIATVAALGGLLFGFDTAIINGALVFLKKDFGLTDSQTELAASAILFGAVAGAAVAGWLTDRYGRRRLLFGAALLFTLSALAAAIPRTLTEFVVARLAGGLAIGVASLLVPLYIAEISPAHIRGKLVTLNQLAIVTGILLAYVASYYLADLGLASWRWMFASAAAPSVLFMGTLLLVPESPRWLLGQGREAEALGTLTRLNGPVAAAAEAEEIQAALVAEQGEAADLYQPRLRQPLRIAVVLAVLQQITGINTILYYGSVIFTEYNGQSAASAIGANALIGGINFVGTVIALFVIDRVGRKPLLLFASGGMALALGALVVALQLHAPGPLLLGLIMLYVACFAVGLGPGVWVVITEIFPNAVRGRAASLATVALWIACTLISYTFLSLVNAAGLAGAFGLYAVLSAFTFFFVWRSVPETKGRTLEEIERSWQ, from the coding sequence ATGCTCCCACCCGCTGCCCCTAGTTCTCCCCCCCGCACTGCCGCAGCCGGCCCGGCTGGTAGCGCCAGCTACGTATATCTCATTGCGACCGTGGCAGCGCTGGGCGGTCTGCTATTTGGGTTCGACACGGCCATCATCAACGGCGCCCTGGTTTTTCTGAAAAAGGATTTCGGCCTGACCGACTCGCAAACCGAGCTGGCGGCTAGCGCCATCCTGTTTGGCGCAGTGGCAGGCGCCGCCGTAGCCGGCTGGCTCACCGACCGCTACGGGCGGCGACGTTTGCTATTTGGGGCCGCGCTGCTGTTTACACTTTCGGCGCTGGCGGCGGCGATACCGCGCACGCTCACCGAGTTTGTGGTGGCGCGGCTGGCGGGTGGTCTTGCCATTGGGGTAGCCTCGCTGCTGGTGCCACTCTACATTGCCGAAATTTCCCCGGCGCACATTCGCGGCAAGCTGGTCACGCTGAATCAGTTGGCTATTGTCACGGGTATTTTGCTGGCATACGTGGCTAGCTACTACCTAGCCGACTTAGGGCTGGCGTCGTGGCGGTGGATGTTTGCGTCGGCAGCGGCGCCTTCGGTTCTGTTTATGGGTACGCTGCTGCTGGTGCCCGAAAGTCCGCGCTGGCTACTAGGCCAGGGCCGCGAGGCCGAAGCGCTGGGCACACTCACCCGTTTGAATGGCCCGGTAGCCGCGGCGGCCGAGGCTGAAGAAATTCAGGCTGCCTTAGTTGCCGAGCAAGGCGAAGCGGCTGACCTGTACCAGCCACGCCTGCGCCAGCCGCTGCGCATTGCGGTGGTACTGGCTGTGCTACAACAAATTACCGGCATCAATACTATTCTCTACTACGGCTCCGTCATCTTCACTGAGTACAACGGGCAGAGCGCCGCCTCGGCCATTGGGGCCAATGCCTTGATTGGGGGCATCAACTTCGTGGGCACCGTAATAGCTCTATTCGTTATCGACCGGGTAGGGCGCAAGCCGCTGCTGCTGTTTGCCTCGGGTGGCATGGCGCTGGCGCTGGGCGCGCTGGTGGTGGCCTTGCAACTGCACGCGCCGGGCCCGCTATTGCTCGGGCTGATTATGCTCTACGTGGCCTGCTTCGCGGTGGGCCTGGGGCCGGGCGTGTGGGTGGTCATCACCGAAATTTTTCCTAATGCTGTACGCGGCCGGGCCGCCTCACTGGCTACGGTTGCCCTCTGGATAGCCTGCACACTAATTTCCTACACCTTCCTATCGTTGGTAAATGCTGCGGGCTTAGCCGGTGCTTTCGGACTCTACGCGGTGCTGTCGGCCTTCACCTTCTTCTTCGTGTGGCGGTCCGTGCCCGAAACCAAAGGCCGCACCCTAGAAGAAATCGAGCGCAGCTGGCAATAG
- a CDS encoding GH92 family glycosyl hydrolase, with translation MMKTLFGLLLLLSLVASSHAQQPERVLWQVGKADQSGAEFALAPAGFRKFVGQDFGYEDKCFFIGASKEKRDFPYVLPGPVDTWGGTWSTAGWRTNQVNLLFSLKKLPVAGNYKLVIRLADYAKTFLPLLHVSINGQEERIQLTAAGYDVRQQRRPKLTESPVDTASISGNLAKATPKVIEIPLDKGVLQIGGNQVTITVTEGSWILFDQVSLLGPAGVTVQRPQQLFVRSVMPASYELAADGQRRQPLLVSVQHVTGMPTLSVQLDKQTIFSESVEKGAYEFEALMPAVTVPTQSRYAILANGKVVQQGVVQRALQKEQTLTDYVDTRMGTAHSRWMIAPGPWMPFSMVKMSPDNQNGGWQAGYQPTYESVGTFSHIHEWTMAGLGVFATNGKLRTKIGDELRSESGYRSRIDKKTEQAPIGYYAVQLADYGIKAEVTATTRCGFERFTFPADRDSARVLLDFHIPSEYDYQLKDVQVKQVSPYRLEGSIHQFSGGVWSHDADQDYTLHFVVEFDQPMKRLGGWRNNQVQYGTTLTGKDLKDAGLFAEFEAKQHPVVQVRSSISLVSVANAAQNLQTEVTTPFGWRFEAVRQHQLDTWNELLNRVQITTTNRLEKTRFYNALYRSICSRNTWSDTNGDWRGTDGQVHRLPHPADDVALGCDAFWNTFWNLNQVWNLITPEWSSRWVRSQLALYDAYGWLAKGPAGMNYVPVMVAEHEIPQMVAAYQMGIRDFDANKVLAAAVKMQTTPAQKVFTGFAGNRDLVAYERYHYVPSDKGRFSNSLEYSFDDWTVGQLAKSLNQPAFYQKFNDRGYWWQNTIDSAGYSHTKLSNGTWTKAFDPFRSGANEEYVEGNAWQLTFFVPQDVPALIKRVGRQTFIDRLEWGFRESEPWRYNGMNDQYWNYPVVQGNQQSMHFAFLFNWAGQPWSTQKWSRSILERYYGYGVGNAYLGDEDQGQMSAWLVMAAMGLFQTDGGTSATPVYEIGSPLYEKVEIDLGQRFGRGGKFTIEAKGASRRNLYVQAATLNGKPLQSFQFPAAELLKGGSLVLVMGPQPNKQWGVTPAK, from the coding sequence ATGATGAAAACACTTTTTGGGCTATTGCTGCTGTTGAGCCTAGTGGCCTCCTCCCACGCGCAGCAGCCGGAGCGCGTGCTCTGGCAAGTGGGTAAAGCGGATCAATCGGGGGCGGAGTTTGCGCTGGCGCCGGCGGGCTTTCGCAAGTTTGTGGGCCAGGATTTTGGCTACGAAGACAAGTGTTTTTTCATTGGGGCGTCAAAAGAGAAGCGGGACTTCCCCTACGTATTGCCAGGGCCGGTAGACACGTGGGGCGGCACTTGGAGCACCGCTGGCTGGCGTACCAATCAGGTGAATCTGCTGTTTTCCCTGAAAAAGCTGCCCGTAGCGGGTAACTACAAACTCGTCATTCGATTAGCCGACTATGCTAAAACGTTTTTGCCCCTGCTGCATGTCAGCATCAACGGGCAGGAAGAACGAATACAATTGACCGCCGCAGGGTACGATGTGCGCCAACAGCGGCGGCCCAAACTAACCGAAAGTCCCGTTGATACGGCCTCTATCAGCGGCAATCTGGCAAAGGCTACCCCCAAAGTCATCGAAATTCCGCTGGATAAAGGCGTCCTGCAAATAGGTGGCAACCAGGTGACTATCACCGTCACGGAAGGTTCCTGGATTCTTTTCGATCAGGTGAGCTTGCTTGGCCCGGCGGGTGTGACGGTGCAACGTCCCCAACAGCTTTTCGTGCGCTCCGTCATGCCTGCTTCATACGAGTTGGCCGCCGATGGGCAGCGCCGGCAGCCCTTGCTCGTGAGTGTGCAGCACGTGACGGGCATGCCTACCCTGAGCGTGCAGCTGGATAAGCAGACCATTTTTAGTGAGTCTGTAGAAAAGGGTGCGTACGAGTTTGAGGCGCTGATGCCCGCCGTAACCGTCCCTACCCAAAGTCGCTACGCTATCCTGGCAAACGGGAAAGTGGTGCAGCAGGGCGTGGTGCAGCGCGCACTGCAAAAAGAGCAAACCCTGACCGACTACGTGGATACGCGCATGGGTACGGCCCACTCTCGGTGGATGATTGCGCCGGGACCGTGGATGCCCTTTAGCATGGTGAAGATGAGCCCCGACAACCAGAATGGCGGTTGGCAGGCGGGCTACCAGCCTACCTACGAAAGCGTGGGCACCTTCAGCCATATCCACGAGTGGACCATGGCCGGCCTCGGCGTATTTGCCACCAACGGCAAGCTACGAACTAAGATAGGCGACGAGTTGCGGTCGGAGTCGGGCTACCGCTCGCGTATCGACAAGAAAACGGAACAGGCGCCTATTGGCTACTACGCGGTGCAATTGGCCGATTATGGTATCAAGGCGGAAGTCACGGCTACTACCCGCTGCGGGTTCGAGCGGTTCACGTTTCCCGCCGACCGCGACAGCGCCCGCGTGCTGCTTGATTTTCACATTCCCTCGGAGTATGACTATCAGTTGAAGGATGTTCAGGTGAAGCAGGTGAGTCCCTACCGTCTCGAAGGGAGTATCCACCAATTTTCGGGCGGCGTGTGGAGCCACGACGCAGACCAGGACTACACGCTGCATTTTGTAGTCGAGTTCGATCAGCCCATGAAGCGGCTGGGTGGCTGGCGCAACAACCAGGTGCAGTACGGCACCACCCTCACTGGCAAAGATTTAAAAGACGCCGGCTTATTTGCCGAGTTTGAGGCCAAGCAGCATCCCGTGGTGCAGGTACGGTCCAGCATTTCCTTGGTGAGCGTTGCCAATGCCGCCCAAAATCTGCAAACTGAAGTAACTACGCCGTTTGGCTGGCGCTTTGAGGCTGTACGCCAGCATCAACTCGATACGTGGAATGAGCTGCTTAATCGCGTGCAGATCACCACCACCAACCGGCTGGAAAAGACTCGGTTTTACAACGCCCTGTACCGGTCTATTTGCAGCCGCAATACTTGGAGCGACACCAACGGCGACTGGCGCGGCACCGATGGCCAGGTGCATCGCCTACCCCACCCCGCCGACGACGTGGCCCTGGGCTGCGACGCTTTTTGGAATACCTTCTGGAATCTGAACCAGGTCTGGAACCTCATCACGCCCGAGTGGAGCAGCCGCTGGGTACGGTCGCAACTAGCGCTCTACGACGCTTACGGCTGGCTGGCGAAGGGCCCGGCCGGCATGAACTACGTGCCGGTGATGGTGGCCGAGCATGAAATTCCGCAGATGGTGGCTGCCTACCAAATGGGCATCCGCGACTTCGACGCCAATAAAGTGCTGGCGGCGGCAGTAAAAATGCAGACTACCCCGGCCCAAAAAGTTTTCACGGGCTTTGCCGGCAACCGCGACCTGGTGGCCTACGAGCGTTACCACTACGTACCCTCCGACAAAGGCCGCTTCTCCAACTCGCTGGAGTACTCTTTTGACGATTGGACGGTAGGACAACTGGCTAAATCGCTCAACCAACCGGCTTTCTACCAGAAATTTAATGACCGCGGTTATTGGTGGCAAAACACAATAGACAGCGCCGGCTACAGCCACACGAAGCTCAGCAACGGCACCTGGACGAAGGCCTTTGACCCGTTCCGTAGCGGTGCTAACGAGGAATACGTTGAGGGCAACGCCTGGCAGCTCACGTTCTTTGTACCCCAGGATGTACCTGCGTTGATCAAACGAGTGGGTAGGCAAACCTTTATCGACCGGCTGGAATGGGGCTTCCGCGAAAGTGAGCCGTGGCGCTACAATGGCATGAACGACCAGTACTGGAACTACCCCGTGGTGCAGGGCAACCAGCAGTCGATGCACTTTGCCTTTTTGTTCAACTGGGCCGGCCAGCCATGGTCTACCCAGAAGTGGAGCCGCTCGATTCTAGAGCGCTACTACGGCTACGGAGTTGGCAATGCCTACCTCGGCGACGAGGACCAAGGCCAGATGAGCGCATGGCTGGTGATGGCCGCCATGGGCCTGTTTCAGACCGACGGCGGCACCAGTGCCACGCCCGTCTACGAAATTGGTAGCCCACTCTACGAAAAGGTGGAAATTGACCTGGGTCAGCGTTTCGGGAGGGGCGGTAAGTTCACTATTGAGGCGAAGGGTGCCTCCCGCCGTAACCTCTACGTGCAGGCGGCTACGCTCAACGGCAAGCCGTTGCAGTCCTTCCAATTCCCGGCGGCAGAATTGCTGAAAGGAGGCTCTCTAGTTCTCGTAATGGGTCCGCAACCCAATAAACAATGGGGAGTAACGCCGGCTAAATGA
- a CDS encoding riboflavin synthase — MFTGIIEALGTIAAVRREASNIHFTVASPFAGELQIDQSVAHDGVCLTVVAVDAAAGTHTVTAIDETLQKTNLANWQPGRRVNLERCLSANGRFDGHIVQGHVDLTAECESVEDQNGSWRYRFRHAPGPGRVTVEKGSICINGTSLTCFDSTDDGFSVAIIPYTYEHTTFQDLRPGDRVNLEFDIVGKYVAKLLGR, encoded by the coding sequence GTGTTTACCGGAATCATTGAAGCCCTGGGCACCATTGCCGCCGTGCGGCGCGAAGCCTCTAATATTCATTTCACTGTGGCGTCGCCCTTTGCCGGCGAGCTGCAAATCGACCAGAGCGTGGCGCACGACGGCGTGTGCCTGACGGTGGTGGCTGTGGACGCCGCGGCCGGCACGCACACCGTGACGGCCATCGATGAGACGCTGCAAAAAACCAACCTGGCCAACTGGCAGCCCGGCCGCCGCGTGAATCTGGAGCGCTGCCTCTCCGCCAACGGCCGCTTCGACGGCCACATCGTGCAGGGCCACGTGGACCTGACGGCTGAATGCGAGTCGGTGGAGGACCAAAATGGCAGCTGGCGCTACCGCTTCCGCCACGCGCCCGGTCCCGGCCGCGTCACCGTCGAAAAGGGCTCCATCTGCATCAACGGCACCAGTCTCACGTGCTTTGACTCTACCGACGACGGCTTTTCGGTGGCCATCATTCCCTACACCTACGAGCACACTACCTTCCAGGACCTGCGCCCCGGCGACCGGGTGAACCTGGAGTTCGACATCGTGGGCAAGTACGTGGCAAAGCTGCTGGGCCGGTAA
- a CDS encoding phosphatase PAP2 family protein has product MLEQLRALDRWLIIAINLHHSPALDKWMVFFSERLVWFPAYAVMLVVLGYLYQRRALLLLPLLGLSVALADVISSRFFKPYFARLRPCHDPQVSTTLNLVNGCGGQFGFLSSHAANAFALVIFLWLVLPTRYRLAKWLTLAWAVVVSYSRIYLGAHYPSDVLAGATLGSLTAWGCAELYKWGAARWWPQTTSRMQ; this is encoded by the coding sequence TTGCTTGAGCAGCTACGCGCCCTGGACCGGTGGCTGATCATCGCCATCAACCTGCACCACTCGCCCGCGCTGGACAAGTGGATGGTGTTTTTCTCGGAGCGCTTGGTGTGGTTTCCGGCCTATGCGGTGATGCTGGTGGTGCTGGGCTACCTCTACCAACGCCGGGCCCTGCTACTGCTGCCGCTGCTGGGCCTGAGCGTGGCGCTGGCCGATGTGATTTCCAGCCGTTTCTTTAAACCCTACTTTGCCCGCCTGCGTCCCTGCCACGACCCGCAGGTATCGACTACGCTGAATCTGGTGAACGGCTGCGGCGGTCAGTTCGGATTTTTGTCGTCGCACGCGGCCAACGCCTTTGCTCTGGTCATCTTCCTGTGGCTGGTGCTGCCGACGCGCTACCGCCTGGCCAAGTGGCTCACGCTGGCGTGGGCTGTGGTGGTATCCTACAGCCGCATCTACCTGGGCGCCCACTACCCTTCCGACGTACTGGCTGGTGCCACGCTAGGCAGCCTCACGGCTTGGGGCTGCGCTGAGTTGTATAAATGGGGCGCTGCCCGCTGGTGGCCGCAGACAACTTCCCGCATGCAGTAG
- a CDS encoding class I mannose-6-phosphate isomerase: MRSSNYDKFPFVPVTAKPDACQIGWSAIAGALRVALPTEPTAPNQPIVLAVECYPGTNLQQLQQELAQALQPAQLIIADDLYRSPADIDALVAGPLTDDPVFGRLNGLTVADFFDSEKLQEAQATLASAAGQLVVVLGTGATLVCPTPAVLVYADLARWEIQLRQRRGEVANLGSANFAEKASLKYKRAFFVDWRAADRLKKQALPRADFLLDTNDPATPKLIREEDLRAGLAATVRRPFRVVPFFDPGVWGGQWLREVCDLPDGPPNYAWGFDCVPEENSLLLGFGEARVEIPSIDLVFAHPRELLGEAVHGRFGTEFPIRFDFLDTMGGGNLSLQVHPLTEYAFDKFGLAYTQDESYYMLDAEPGAAVYLGLKENADFPQMLADLQRAQDDPAAPFPAAEYVNEFLARKHDHFLIPAGTIHCSGANSMVLEISATPYIFTFKLWDWGRLGLDGQPRPIHLTHGAANVQPDRTTTWVEQNLVNCIEPVASGAGWREERTGLHEREFIETRRHWFTDVVPHHTHGGVQVLNLVEGAEAIVESPSGDFEPFVVHYAETFIVPAAVGAYTIRPHGAAVGTECATLKAYVRT; this comes from the coding sequence ATGCGCTCTTCCAATTACGATAAATTTCCCTTTGTACCAGTAACAGCGAAGCCCGACGCTTGCCAAATCGGGTGGTCGGCTATTGCCGGCGCGTTGCGGGTAGCGCTACCAACGGAGCCCACTGCTCCCAACCAACCCATTGTGCTAGCCGTAGAGTGCTACCCCGGCACCAACCTGCAACAGCTGCAACAAGAGCTGGCGCAGGCCCTGCAACCGGCGCAGCTGATAATAGCCGACGACCTCTACCGCTCCCCCGCCGATATCGATGCCCTGGTGGCAGGCCCACTCACCGACGACCCCGTTTTTGGTCGGCTCAATGGCCTGACAGTAGCCGACTTTTTTGATTCGGAGAAGCTGCAAGAAGCGCAAGCGACGCTAGCTTCGGCGGCCGGGCAGTTGGTAGTAGTACTAGGCACTGGCGCCACGCTGGTGTGCCCTACCCCCGCTGTGCTGGTCTACGCCGATTTGGCCCGCTGGGAAATTCAACTCCGGCAGCGGCGCGGTGAGGTGGCCAACCTAGGCAGCGCCAACTTCGCCGAAAAAGCTAGCCTGAAATACAAGCGCGCCTTCTTCGTGGATTGGCGGGCCGCCGACCGCTTGAAAAAGCAAGCCCTACCCCGCGCCGACTTCTTGCTGGATACCAACGACCCCGCCACTCCCAAGCTCATCCGTGAGGAAGACCTGCGGGCCGGGCTGGCCGCTACTGTGCGGCGGCCGTTTCGGGTGGTGCCGTTTTTTGACCCTGGGGTGTGGGGCGGACAGTGGCTGCGCGAGGTGTGCGACCTACCCGACGGCCCGCCCAACTACGCTTGGGGCTTCGACTGCGTACCCGAGGAGAACTCACTGCTGCTGGGTTTTGGCGAGGCGCGCGTAGAAATTCCGAGCATTGATCTGGTGTTTGCTCACCCCCGCGAGCTGCTGGGCGAGGCCGTGCACGGGCGCTTCGGCACAGAGTTTCCCATCCGCTTCGACTTTCTGGATACCATGGGCGGCGGCAACCTCTCGCTGCAAGTGCACCCACTCACGGAGTACGCCTTCGATAAGTTCGGGCTGGCCTACACCCAAGACGAGAGCTACTACATGCTGGATGCCGAGCCGGGTGCCGCGGTGTACCTGGGCTTGAAGGAAAACGCCGATTTTCCGCAGATGCTGGCCGATTTGCAACGCGCCCAGGACGACCCCGCGGCCCCGTTTCCGGCCGCGGAGTACGTCAATGAGTTTCTGGCCCGCAAGCACGACCACTTCCTGATTCCGGCGGGCACCATTCACTGCTCGGGCGCGAATTCGATGGTGCTGGAAATTTCGGCTACGCCCTACATTTTCACCTTCAAGCTCTGGGATTGGGGCCGCCTGGGTCTCGATGGCCAGCCACGCCCTATCCACCTCACCCATGGTGCGGCCAACGTGCAGCCCGACCGCACTACCACATGGGTAGAGCAGAACCTGGTGAACTGCATAGAGCCCGTGGCCAGCGGCGCAGGCTGGCGCGAGGAGCGCACCGGCCTGCACGAGCGCGAGTTCATCGAGACGCGCCGCCACTGGTTTACGGATGTAGTGCCCCACCACACCCACGGTGGCGTGCAGGTGCTCAACTTGGTGGAGGGCGCCGAGGCTATTGTAGAAAGCCCCAGCGGTGACTTCGAGCCCTTTGTAGTGCACTACGCCGAGACGTTTATCGTGCCCGCGGCGGTAGGCGCTTACACTATTCGCCCCCACGGCGCGGCGGTCGGCACAGAGTGCGCTACCCTGAAAGCCTACGTGCGGACGTAG
- a CDS encoding GH92 family glycosyl hydrolase, with translation MKLSFSAGVLPLALLLTVSEASAQNVLKYVNPNIGTAHSRWFFYTPAAVPYGMAKLAPSTNGHYGNKSGWEAVGYDTRQNSIEGFVHFHEWQVGGVSFMPTTGELKVKPGELDKPDSGYRSRFDRKNQVAEPGYYKVLLDDYNITAELTATKRVGFHRYTFPKNDQAHIILDIGNTQGESGEVTDASIRMVDATHVEGFVKTYPKYVKTYDPQGQVNMYFFGEISKKPASVEAFTAAGTQGKKNEATGKGAGLVLNYQTTAQEKVELKVGLSYTSIANAKANLQAEARTLTFDQARTAAQATWQRELGKLAVEGPNEQDKTKFYTGLFHALLGRGIASDVNGDYPKHAGQVGKLVTTGRGPKPEFINTDAIWGGYWNLTQLWALSYPEWYGSFVNTQLQLYRDRGWFADGLANSQYVSGVGTNFVGLAVAAAYQTGIRNYDVNLAYQAVRANELNYRNRPFGSGKMDVKAFTQYGYVPFKEEYKEYKGEWYKTDSTGAYFSNSHTLEYSYSAFAAAQMAKSLGKKSDYEQLLKLSNGWQKILHPQSKLMQPKLANGSFAGNFKPYEPWRGFQEGNAMQYTFYVPQNPAGLIDAMGRETFNNRLDSIFTASAKTDFGGGKEIDAFAGVNAIYNHGNQPCLHISWLFNFSGKPWLTQKWTRQICNDFYGTEPIHGYGYGQDEDQGQLGSWYVITALGLFDVKGFTDARPIVQLGSPLFSKATIQLGNQKKLVIETKNTSKENVYVQSAELNGKPLNNCWLYRDELMQGGKLVFTMGSQPNKTWGTKTPPPSAQ, from the coding sequence ATGAAACTGTCTTTCTCCGCTGGCGTCTTGCCTTTGGCGTTGCTGTTGACGGTAAGCGAAGCCAGCGCGCAAAACGTGCTGAAATACGTGAATCCCAACATCGGCACGGCGCATAGCCGGTGGTTTTTCTACACCCCGGCGGCTGTGCCCTACGGCATGGCCAAGCTGGCTCCCTCCACCAACGGCCACTACGGCAATAAGTCGGGCTGGGAAGCCGTAGGCTACGACACCCGCCAAAACTCCATCGAAGGCTTTGTGCACTTCCACGAGTGGCAGGTAGGCGGCGTGAGCTTCATGCCCACCACGGGGGAGTTAAAAGTGAAACCCGGCGAGCTGGACAAGCCCGACAGCGGCTACCGTTCCCGCTTCGACCGCAAAAACCAGGTGGCCGAGCCGGGCTACTACAAGGTGTTGCTCGATGACTACAACATCACGGCCGAGCTGACGGCCACCAAGCGGGTAGGCTTTCATCGCTACACCTTCCCCAAAAACGACCAGGCCCACATCATCCTCGACATCGGCAACACGCAGGGCGAGAGCGGCGAGGTGACCGATGCCAGCATCCGGATGGTGGACGCCACGCACGTGGAGGGCTTCGTAAAAACCTACCCCAAGTACGTAAAAACCTACGACCCTCAGGGGCAGGTGAACATGTACTTCTTTGGCGAAATCAGCAAAAAACCGGCGAGCGTGGAGGCTTTCACGGCCGCAGGCACGCAGGGCAAGAAAAACGAAGCCACCGGCAAAGGCGCTGGCTTGGTGCTGAACTACCAGACTACTGCGCAGGAAAAAGTTGAGTTGAAGGTAGGCCTTTCCTACACCTCCATTGCCAATGCAAAAGCTAACCTGCAAGCCGAAGCCCGTACTCTCACCTTCGACCAGGCCCGCACTGCCGCCCAGGCTACCTGGCAACGCGAGCTAGGCAAACTGGCGGTAGAAGGCCCTAATGAGCAAGACAAGACCAAGTTCTACACCGGCCTGTTCCATGCCCTACTAGGGCGCGGCATTGCTAGCGACGTGAACGGCGACTACCCCAAGCACGCTGGCCAGGTAGGCAAGCTAGTAACCACTGGCCGCGGCCCCAAGCCCGAGTTCATCAACACCGACGCTATCTGGGGTGGCTACTGGAACCTCACGCAGCTCTGGGCGCTTTCCTACCCCGAGTGGTACGGTAGCTTCGTGAACACCCAGCTGCAACTGTACCGCGACCGGGGCTGGTTTGCCGATGGCCTAGCCAACAGCCAGTACGTATCGGGGGTAGGCACCAACTTCGTGGGGCTGGCTGTTGCGGCCGCCTACCAAACCGGCATCCGCAACTACGACGTGAACCTAGCTTACCAGGCCGTGCGCGCCAACGAGCTGAACTACCGCAACCGCCCCTTCGGCTCAGGCAAGATGGACGTGAAGGCCTTCACGCAGTACGGCTACGTGCCGTTCAAGGAGGAGTATAAGGAGTACAAAGGCGAGTGGTACAAAACCGATTCGACGGGCGCCTATTTCTCCAATTCGCACACCCTAGAGTATAGCTACAGCGCCTTCGCAGCCGCGCAAATGGCAAAATCTCTGGGTAAGAAGTCTGATTACGAGCAGCTACTCAAGCTTTCCAACGGCTGGCAAAAAATCCTGCACCCGCAGAGCAAACTGATGCAGCCCAAGCTGGCCAATGGCTCGTTTGCGGGCAACTTCAAGCCCTACGAGCCCTGGCGCGGTTTCCAGGAGGGCAACGCCATGCAGTACACCTTTTACGTGCCGCAAAACCCTGCTGGTTTGATTGACGCCATGGGCCGTGAGACGTTCAACAACCGCCTCGATAGCATCTTCACGGCCTCGGCCAAAACGGACTTTGGAGGCGGCAAGGAAATCGACGCGTTTGCCGGCGTCAATGCCATCTACAACCACGGCAACCAGCCTTGCCTGCACATCAGCTGGCTGTTCAACTTCTCGGGCAAGCCCTGGCTCACGCAGAAGTGGACTCGCCAGATCTGCAACGACTTTTACGGCACCGAACCTATCCACGGCTATGGCTACGGGCAGGACGAGGACCAAGGACAGTTGGGTTCGTGGTACGTCATCACGGCGCTGGGCTTGTTTGATGTGAAGGGCTTCACCGACGCGCGCCCCATCGTGCAGCTAGGTAGCCCCCTCTTCAGCAAAGCCACCATCCAACTCGGCAACCAGAAGAAGCTGGTTATCGAAACCAAAAACACTTCTAAAGAAAACGTGTATGTGCAGTCAGCGGAGCTGAATGGCAAGCCGCTCAATAACTGCTGGCTGTACCGCGATGAGCTGATGCAAGGCGGCAAGCTGGTGTTCACGATGGGCAGCCAGCCCAACAAAACCTGGGGCACCAAGACCCCGCCACCCTCGGCGCAGTAA
- a CDS encoding DeoR/GlpR family DNA-binding transcription regulator, producing MSDLLTSDNAATPRAQTIVEKLLHTGTVAVEELATEFGVSVATIRRDLTELEQQGWLRRTHGGAVPREPLLYEPFRYNSSFHEQIDRNLSEKRRIGLAAAALIQPGEMISLTAGTTTTQVTRSLRPGANVTVITNTVNVAMELSHRNDVRVFVTGGFLTGSWFSLVGPATTQALSQFFVDKLFIGVNGIDAEKGLTSLHPEEASVIQVMVRQAKQCIVVADHTKLGTVATSLICPATKVHQLITDTGATEAQLAPFRALGIDVLLA from the coding sequence GTGTCTGACCTTTTAACTTCCGACAACGCCGCCACCCCCCGCGCCCAAACCATTGTCGAAAAGCTGCTGCACACCGGCACCGTAGCCGTGGAGGAGCTGGCAACCGAGTTTGGCGTTTCCGTGGCCACCATCCGCCGCGACCTGACGGAACTAGAGCAGCAGGGCTGGCTGCGGCGTACCCACGGCGGTGCGGTGCCGCGGGAGCCCCTACTCTACGAGCCATTCCGCTACAATTCCAGCTTTCACGAGCAGATCGACCGCAACCTTTCGGAGAAGCGGCGTATCGGCTTGGCGGCCGCCGCCCTCATCCAACCCGGCGAAATGATTTCTCTCACGGCTGGCACCACCACCACGCAAGTAACACGCAGTCTACGGCCGGGCGCCAACGTGACGGTCATCACCAACACCGTGAACGTGGCCATGGAACTCAGCCACCGCAACGACGTGCGCGTGTTCGTGACGGGCGGTTTTCTGACAGGTAGCTGGTTTTCGCTGGTAGGCCCCGCCACTACACAGGCGCTCAGTCAATTCTTTGTGGATAAGCTGTTTATCGGTGTGAATGGCATTGATGCTGAAAAGGGCCTCACCTCGCTCCACCCCGAAGAAGCCTCCGTCATTCAGGTGATGGTGCGCCAGGCCAAGCAATGCATTGTGGTGGCCGACCACACCAAGCTCGGCACGGTGGCCACGTCGCTGATCTGCCCCGCCACGAAGGTGCACCAACTCATCACCGACACGGGCGCCACCGAAGCGCAACTAGCACCCTTCCGTGCGCTGGGTATCGATGTGCTGCTGGCCTGA